In one window of Candidatus Cloacimonadota bacterium DNA:
- a CDS encoding PTS sugar transporter subunit IIA translates to MKIFDENLIEMGHYALDKKSCLYEMAELLEKRQIISSADDFFDVIMEREKLMSTGIGRKVAIPHARTEVALKLKIAVYLLDNELEYGAIDGESVKIIFMVAVPDSMKEIYMKVLSAISNFFRNEEKRQEILNCTSLEEMCKILKGIENEV, encoded by the coding sequence ATGAAAATTTTTGATGAAAATCTGATAGAGATGGGTCATTATGCGCTGGATAAAAAAAGCTGCCTTTACGAGATGGCTGAACTTCTGGAAAAAAGACAGATAATTTCATCAGCAGATGATTTTTTTGACGTGATAATGGAACGGGAAAAATTGATGTCTACTGGAATCGGCAGAAAAGTTGCAATCCCACATGCCAGAACAGAAGTAGCTCTGAAATTAAAAATAGCTGTTTATCTGCTTGACAACGAACTTGAGTACGGAGCAATTGACGGTGAATCGGTAAAGATCATCTTTATGGTGGCTGTTCCAGATTCAATGAAAGAAATATATATGAAGGTGTTAAGTGCGATCTCAAACTTCTTTCGCAATGAAGAAAAAAGGCAGGAGATTTTGAATTGCACTTCTCTTGAAGAAATGTGCAAAATCCTGAAAGGAATTGAAAATGAAGTATAA
- a CDS encoding PorV/PorQ family protein has protein sequence MKYNLSSAKNTKFSVLCILLLIPIFLVGIDEDAGTTGFTFLKVIYSARAAAMGNAYTGLSNDASAVFFNPSGLVQLTKNEAQITYMSYLDGVNCGSAVYGYKYDEKTSFGFFAKGLNASEDRTIVDEYGQYAGTDGTFGVSDFVVGISAARTLLPILDLGVNVKFLQESLDDQSATAAAFDVGIMHQTTNKNLKVGIALRNIGKQLSYFTENEYEEKMPITATLGFNLHPNEKLYATLDIYKPLNYDYLGRIGAEYKIHEMLFLRAGYKTNASDWKTGGDDEALAGMSFGFGLNLQQYKLKMDYAISSYGDLGFVNQITMGYLF, from the coding sequence ATGAAGTATAATTTATCATCGGCAAAAAACACAAAATTTAGCGTTTTGTGTATCTTACTTCTCATCCCGATCTTTCTTGTTGGGATCGATGAAGATGCAGGAACAACCGGTTTCACATTTTTAAAAGTTATTTACAGTGCAAGAGCTGCAGCGATGGGAAATGCCTATACTGGGCTTTCCAATGATGCAAGTGCTGTTTTCTTTAATCCGTCTGGCTTGGTTCAACTTACAAAAAATGAAGCTCAAATTACGTATATGAGTTATCTGGATGGTGTGAATTGCGGATCTGCAGTTTATGGCTACAAGTATGATGAAAAAACTTCGTTTGGATTTTTTGCTAAAGGCTTGAATGCCAGCGAAGATAGAACTATCGTCGATGAATATGGGCAATATGCTGGAACTGATGGAACTTTTGGAGTTTCAGATTTTGTGGTCGGTATTAGTGCAGCCAGAACTTTATTGCCAATTCTGGACTTAGGTGTAAATGTAAAATTTCTGCAGGAATCACTGGATGATCAATCGGCTACTGCTGCAGCTTTTGATGTGGGAATTATGCATCAAACCACAAATAAAAATCTTAAAGTAGGAATTGCGCTGCGAAATATTGGTAAACAGCTTTCTTATTTTACTGAAAATGAATATGAAGAAAAAATGCCGATCACTGCAACTTTGGGTTTTAATCTTCATCCTAATGAAAAATTATATGCAACTTTAGATATTTATAAACCGCTGAATTACGATTATCTGGGCAGGATCGGAGCTGAATATAAAATCCATGAAATGTTGTTTTTAAGAGCAGGATATAAAACCAATGCTTCCGATTGGAAAACCGGCGGCGATGATGAAGCTCTGGCAGGAATGTCATTTGGTTTTGGCCTGAATTTACAACAGTACAAACTCAAAATGGATTATGCTATTTCTTCCTACGGTGATTTGGGCTTTGTAAATCAGATAACGATGGGATATTTATTTTAA
- a CDS encoding tetratricopeptide repeat protein — MLKKKIMHILLTALLLGFVSVISAAGVPAETVVAEFDGGNITMGQLEARIEKIPPIYQPKYSTPEGKADLLDDLCVEELFYREALEQNVKQDKRYFSQIDIQIKSVYLGELKKDLVNKEIKFTEAEKVEYFNQHSELFPGKTYEEASAEVEQRLRPQKEQEIFTKYKTRFEEKYDVTYNEDAIMAFNLSAIDSNLVNADQVLIDSNIDDIKLTVGELVEKWDLMPDQNKMAIKTNDNLKRYLENITELELFFQEAIANGYEDREFIQETIEQIHRNMMLRTIYNRLVVDSIELDTLSLEKYYDENIELFSTNPYRKIQAFGFATKDEAKKMRKQVKKMLKKGDQEGVSKLIEEHSEYKKKDGMLDHVYNNGIIPGLGKDEVYSEYVWKTKPKKLSKVFQNSKDVWTFFHVVDNIEAVATPFDEIVTKVKKQKLKNESQANFESVSKELEEKYNLKKYPERMVVVLTAKEYFEKAESAQKRRRFSDAIFYYDKIIEHYQNNEDDYKAMFMKGFLYSEEMDDKEKARECFENVINDYPEEELHESAQFMIDEIDGKHDFEEIFESEGNENTNE; from the coding sequence ATGTTAAAGAAAAAAATTATGCACATTTTACTTACTGCGCTTTTACTTGGATTCGTTTCTGTTATCTCTGCTGCAGGAGTTCCAGCTGAAACAGTTGTCGCAGAATTTGATGGTGGAAATATTACAATGGGGCAACTGGAAGCAAGAATCGAAAAAATACCTCCCATTTATCAACCCAAATACTCAACTCCTGAAGGAAAAGCAGATCTCTTGGATGATCTTTGCGTGGAAGAACTTTTTTATAGAGAAGCTCTGGAACAAAATGTGAAACAAGATAAGCGTTATTTTAGTCAGATCGACATTCAGATTAAATCTGTATATTTAGGTGAACTGAAAAAAGATCTGGTGAATAAAGAGATCAAATTTACAGAAGCAGAAAAGGTGGAATATTTCAATCAACACTCTGAACTTTTTCCTGGTAAAACCTACGAAGAAGCTTCAGCAGAAGTTGAACAAAGATTACGTCCGCAAAAAGAACAGGAAATTTTTACAAAATACAAGACCAGATTTGAAGAAAAGTATGATGTAACTTATAATGAAGATGCAATTATGGCATTCAATTTATCGGCTATCGATAGCAATCTTGTTAATGCAGATCAAGTTCTGATAGACAGTAATATTGACGATATAAAATTAACCGTGGGAGAATTGGTAGAGAAATGGGATCTCATGCCGGATCAGAACAAAATGGCGATCAAAACAAATGATAACCTGAAAAGATATCTGGAAAACATTACCGAATTGGAACTCTTCTTCCAGGAAGCTATTGCCAATGGTTATGAAGATAGAGAATTCATTCAGGAAACAATTGAACAAATTCATCGCAATATGATGCTGAGAACAATTTACAACAGACTCGTTGTAGATTCAATTGAATTAGATACACTCAGTCTTGAAAAGTATTACGATGAAAATATTGAACTGTTCAGCACCAATCCATATCGAAAGATCCAGGCATTTGGCTTTGCCACCAAAGATGAAGCCAAAAAGATGCGCAAACAAGTTAAGAAAATGCTTAAAAAAGGAGATCAGGAAGGAGTCAGCAAACTGATCGAAGAGCATTCCGAATACAAGAAAAAAGATGGAATGTTAGATCATGTTTACAATAACGGAATTATTCCTGGTCTTGGAAAAGACGAAGTTTACAGCGAATATGTGTGGAAAACAAAACCAAAAAAACTGAGTAAGGTTTTCCAAAATTCCAAAGATGTCTGGACTTTCTTCCATGTAGTAGACAACATCGAAGCAGTAGCTACGCCTTTTGATGAGATCGTAACAAAAGTAAAAAAACAGAAACTAAAGAATGAATCTCAGGCAAATTTTGAATCTGTCAGCAAAGAATTGGAAGAGAAATATAATCTGAAAAAATATCCTGAAAGAATGGTTGTAGTTTTAACTGCCAAGGAATATTTCGAAAAAGCAGAAAGTGCACAAAAACGCCGCAGATTCAGCGATGCAATCTTTTATTACGACAAGATTATCGAACATTATCAGAACAATGAAGATGATTATAAAGCCATGTTCATGAAAGGATTCCTGTATTCCGAAGAAATGGACGACAAAGAAAAAGCTCGTGAATGTTTCGAAAATGTGATCAATGATTATCCGGAAGAAGAACTTCACGAATCTGCTCAATTCATGATCGATGAGATCGATGGAAAGCACGATTTTGAAGAGATCTTCGAATCGGAAGGAAATGAAAATACAAATGAATAA